The Setaria viridis chromosome 6, Setaria_viridis_v4.0, whole genome shotgun sequence genome contains a region encoding:
- the LOC117862000 gene encoding uncharacterized protein yields the protein MAATAAASGDLGHFFLSNGISVEEHNELVKSVEPLRGSVVRIILANKKNVVVQTGTASLVYRGDERSLFLTCAHNFGEKLRGEVIRLPNGDTVEDYPIEHIVYRHKGRDLLLFSVKDLPQCQCLEFSTDEVKENDKVVLLGFSGPPLWVNNKELVPAPVVALSILTGVVCTDPYKTEGDQHHEKIIYSCQAIQGHSGSPLFKNGKLVAVHIAADKNWRDGVSTNTVLHSLREHLELGTDNEDTIDKLLERLYNKSGHVPYAELQTCQEEEE from the exons ATGGCAGCAACAGCTGCCGCCAGTGGTGATCTTG GTCATTTCTTCCTCAGTAATGGCATATCAGTAGAGGAacacaatgaactggtgaaatCAGTAGAACCGCTTCGTGGAAGTGTGGTGAGGATCATTTTAGCCAATAAGAAAAATGTAGTTGTTCAAACCGGCACTGCTTCTCTTGTGTACAGGGGTGATGAGCGGAGTTTGTTTCTCACCTGTGCCCATAATTTTGGAGAAAAACTACGTGGAGAGGTGATTAGGCTACCTAATGGAGATACAGTTGAAGATTACCCAATTGAGCATATCGTTTACCGACATAAGGGTCGTGATCTTTTACTGTTTTCGGTTAAAGACCTGCCTCAATGCCAATGTTTGGAGTTCTCTACTGATGAAGTAAAGGAAAACGACAAGGTTGTACTACTTGGGTTTTCCGGTCCACCTCTATGGGTCAACAATAAAGAGCTTGTGCCAGCACCGGTCGTGGCACTTTCAATTCTTACTGGTGTAGTTTG TACTGATCCATATAAAACTGAAGGCGATCAGCATCATGAGAAGATCATCTATAGTTGTCAGGCCATACAAGGTCATTCAGGATCTCCCCTCTTTAAAAATGGTAAACTTGTTGCAGTTCATATAGCCGCTGATAAAAATTGGAGAGATGGTGTATCAACCAACACAGTCTTGCATTCTCTAAGAGAACACCTTGAACTGGGAACT GATAACGAGGATACAATTGATAAGTTGCTTGAAAGGCTCTATAATAAAAGTGGCCATGTGCCTTATG CTGAGCTTCAAAcctgtcaagaagaagaagagtaa